Genomic segment of Xanthobacter dioxanivorans:
AACCTGCCCGGCCGGCAAGCTTTCGCCGGAAGACCTCGCACGGGGGCAGGCGCCATCGAGCTGATGGATTTCGCGCAGATCCAGCTGCAGGTGAAGGCTTCACGTGCGGCTTCACCTCAGAACGCTACATCGCATCGAGCGAGAGATCATTGGATGCAACGTGCGGTCCATGGCAAATTTTCAACAGTCCGGCGTACGCATTTCTCCACGTGTGGCGCGGAGCGGTGCAGTTCCAGGCTTGGAATACGAGTCTGCCGGTGGGCCGCCTCGCGCGCGAGTTGGGTAGCGCTGGCGTCAACGCCGTCTGGCTCTCTTGTTTAAGTCCTGTTCGACGGAGCGCCACTGTCGTCGTGGCGCGCCCGTTAGGACCGGGTCCGTGGCACACCCCTCCATCCCGCGGAAAGGGCAGCACCTTCAAAACCGGGGTTCAAACGCGTGATGAGTCAGTCGGCCTTTCGGAGGGCCTTCTTGTCAATCTTGCCAAAATTCGTCAAGGGCATGGCTTCTATAAATCTGACCTTCTTGGGGCAATTGATGGAGCTTTTTCTCTGCTTCACGAACTCTATCAGCTCGCTCTCGCCGGGCACATCTGCGCCGGGGCGTAACTCAGCATAAGCAACCACGATCTCTCCCCACAGAGGGTCCGGTTCGCCCACCACAGCGACTGCGGTTACGGCCGGATGCTGAGAAAGTGCGTCCTCGACTTCTTTAGGGTACACATTAAAACCTCCTGTAATTATCATGTCCTTTTTTCTATCAACAATTACCAGATACCCACGGCTGGTCTCCATTGCCAGGTCGCCGGTGTGCAGCCAGTCTCCGGACAATGCCGTTTGGGTTGCCTCCGGTTGGCCGAGATAGCCATTCATGACAATGGGACCGCGAACGCATATCTCGCCAATCTGGCCCGGGGGGACAGGTGCGCCAGTGTCTCCAAGCAACGTGACGCGCACTCCTGGAAAGGGACGGCCTGCCGAACCCAAAATCTCCTCGTCTTCAAGTTGATGATCATATTGAGTCAACGTGAGAACTGCGGATGGCGCCTCAGTCTGCCCATACATCTGAACCAGACAAGGGCCAAATTCCCGAAATGCCTGCTTGATTCGGGGATGTGCCATCGGGGCGCCGCTATAGACGAGGGCGTGCATGTTGGCCCAGTCCTCGCGCTGGTGGTCAGGGTTGTCGAGCAATTTATAGATTGCTGTCGGCACAAGCCATGTAACGTTACACGCCTCCGCACGAAGTGTAGCGACAAAATCATGGGCGTCGAATTTTTGACGAAATACTACGCAGCCGCCCTTGCACAATGTTGGAATAATAAGCGCTCCCGCCCCATGTGTCATCGGCATGGAGCAAAGATATTTTGGGCTTTCGGGCCAGCTCCAGCCGCACATGATCTGCATCGCACACGCGAGCATCGATCGAGATGTGAGTTCGATCCCTTTAGGGCGCCCAGTCGTGCCACCTGTATACGCGATCCGTATCACGTCTTCCGAGCCGACCTCACATCGAAGCGGCTGGGGGTCACGGTCAAGAGTCTCCTGCCAGAAGCACTTCCAGTCCGCATGGGGGATATGACAACGCCAGTGCTGAATATGAGGCGCTCCTTTCCTCAGCGCCTCGGACATCTGCGCGTACGCGCTGTCGCAAACAAACAGACGGCAGTCCGTCTCCAAAATAATATGTAGCTTGTCTTCTATCCCGGAAAGAGGCTGCAATGTTACGGATCTTAGACCATAAATATATGATGCCGCGATCAGCGCGAATCCCGACACGTTGTTTTGGACGAGCTGGACAATGGAGTCCCCGGGTTGAAGCCCCAGATGCGTGAAGGTCGCACACGCGCGTGATAACAAGGCTTCAAACTCGGAATATGTTGTATCCCGGCCTCCATCTCGAAATGCGACTCTGGACGAAAATCGCAAGGTCGCATCAATGATCAAATGCCCGATTCCGCCCGAATCATACAAACTTCCGACCATATATCCGCCCCTTATATTCTATAAACAGGTTGGCGTTGGATTGGACAATAGACCATATGGCGCAACCTGCGATGGTGAGTTGAGTTACATTTTTGTATATAAGTGAAGATTTCGAATTTTTAGTGCGGAGCTGCAACTTATGTCGAAAATTACTGTTTCTGAATATTTGCCCGCCGCGCGATCTCGTTGTTGCGTTCGATCCCGGCCTCCAAGTATGCACCGAAATCGGCCGCCCCGCTGGGAGCGGGCACGAAACCCTCCATCGCCGCCAGCTTCTGCTTGACTTCGTCGCTCTCGACGGCTTGTGTCATGGTACTGCTCAGTTTTGCAATTATATTGGCCGGTGTGCCGGCGGGAGCCAGCAAGCCGATGAAAGGAGTATCGATGAAGCCTTTAAAGCCCAGCTCCTGCATCGTGGGAACATCCGGAAGGTTGGGCTGACGGCTCTCGGACAGCACAGCCAGGATCTTGGTTCTTTGAGCCTTTACATAGGGCATCTGGCCGCCGATGGTGTCCAACAGCAGGTCCACCCGACCTTGAGACACGTCGGTGATCGCTTCGCTGATGCCGCGGTAATCCACGCGGCGGATTGCCATTCCAGTTTCGGCATTCAGCCGTTCAAGATCGAGGCCATAGACCGGAGATGTCACCGCCATGCTGAACCGATCCGGTTCAGCCTTGGATTCCTTCAGGAGCTGCGGAAACGTGTCAATCGGGAGGTCCTTACTGGCCACGAGCATGATTGGAATGTCCACCATCTTGCCGATCGGCGCGAAATCCTTTGTCGCGTCAATAAGCGGCGCTTTGAAAAGTGCCTTTACGACCGTCAGCGGGGCCCCTCCGACCAGCAGTGTGTAGCCGTCGGGAGCGCTCTTGGCGACATGTTGCGCGCCGATCATCCCGTTGGCGCCTGGCTTGTTTTCTATGACCACAGGCTGACCGAGTATTTCGGCCATCTTCGCTCCGATCATCCGGGCGATGATGTCATTGGCGCCTCCCGGGCCGTAAACCACGACCAGGCGGATTGGCCTGGTCGGGAAATCAGCTCTCGCTGGCGCTGCGGCGAGAATAGACAGTGCGGCGAATACCATAATCCCCATGTACGATGTTATTTTCATGGCGTTTCCCGTATATATTTTGATTGACGGATTGGAGTGTCAAAGGTCGAATAAATTATTATAGACTTTTACACGGTCGAAAAGAACGGCATCGCCCTCCCTTCGGCAGTGGGCCGGAACTGGACGCTGACTGCTTGTCCAATCTTAAGATCTTCCGCCCGTGCATCCACGATGTGGGTCATCAGCATGGGACCTTCACTGAGGGTCACGTAGGCGAGTGTGCATGGTGGATCCATTCGTCGCGAACGACTGAAAGCGTAGATGGTGCCTGTGCCGCTGCCGACCTTCCATTGTGTACGTTCGCTGCCGCAAAGGGGGCATAGCGTGCGGGGGTACCAATGTGCACGCCCGCATTCGTCGCAGGTCTTCAGCAATAGATTACCCATCTCAGCCGCTACCCAGAACTCACGGCTTTCGGGATAAGCGATAGCCAAAGGGTCCTGTTCAAATGTCAGAGTTGATTTATCTGGATTCATCCGTGTGAGCTTTCCGAATTACCATTCAATTTCGTTCAAAAATCACGCTGGCGTGCGCGTGGCCGCCGCCAGTCACCAAGCCGGGACCGGAGGCCAATGCCAGACGACAGTTTTTGACCTGAACTGCCGGATGCGCCTCGCCGCGCAATTGACGCACCGCTTCGATCGCCTTGGTGATTCCGCCTCGGTTCATAGGGTGGTTGTTGCACAGGCCGCCTCCATCGGTGTTCCACGGCAGCTTGCCGACACCTGAAATCAGGTTTCCATCCGCAACGAACGCACCGCCTCGCCCTTTCTCGCAGAAGCCAAGGTCTTCCAGCTGCATAATCACTGCGATCGTGAAATTGTCGTAGATCGAGGCGTAATCGATATCGGACGGCATGATGCCTGCTTCGCGAAAAGCGGCCGCACCGGAGCGTTCGGCGCCCGTGCGGGTCAAATCACAGTAACCGCCATCATTCGTGTAAATGGTCTGCCCTGCACCGATCACGCGAACGAATGGACGCGAGAGGCTTCGCGCGATTTCGGGTGTGGTCAACACCAGTGCGCCGCCCCCATCGGTAATCACGCAGCAATCCAGTCGTCGGATCGGATCCGAGATTACGGGAGAATCCATCACGTCGTCGATGGTCAAAAGTTTACGCAATAAAGCGCGCGTATTATATTGCGCGTGGTGTGACGCGGAGACCTTGACCCAGGCCATCTGTTCGAGCGTGGTGCCGTATTGGTGCATATGGCGTTGGGCGCACATGCCATATATCCCGGCGATGCTCCACCTGTAAGTCGACGTCCAGGGAGCTTCGGGCCGATCCGAACCGGCAGTCTGGGGCATCGTGCCGGTCGCCATCCCGCTGCTGCGCGGTTTGCCCGCCAGGGTGATGAGCGCGATCGAGCACCGGCCCGCAGCGATCGCCACTGCGGCGTGCTGGATGTGCGCCAGATACGAACATCCGCCGGCTTCAGTGCCGTCGAGCCATCTCACCTTCAAATTGAGATAGTCCGCCATCCATAGCGGCCCTCCGCCGGGTGCATCTCCGGCGCAGAAATAGCCGTCGACGTCCGACAGGCTCAGTCCGGCATCACGTAGCGCTCCGACGGCACATTCCGCATGCAGTTGGGGAACGGATTTGTCCGGTGCGAAGCGGGTAGGGTGTTCAAAAATCCCTGCGACGTGGGCGTGTTTCTGAGTGCTCATGTTAAGGTCTGGCGGCCCTTGGATTGGGATTTGACGCCGAGTATGCGCGGCGGTCGACCAGCCGTCTGCCAACTACTTAACACAGTTGCTCGGTCCGGCTCTCGCGTGGCGCGACGCCGTGGCTGACGCCGGTGCCGGCGCGGCTACGCGGCTCTTGTCGCATGACATCGACATTAAAATCGATGAGCGCCCGAATTCGGGGCGCCCACTGAATATCTGGGTCGATGACAAGCCCCCAATCATGGTGTTTGCCATTGCAGGCGGCGAGCGGCGGCCTGCTTTGGCAGCTCAACGACCTGGCCCAGGCCCGGTCGGCTCGGCGTGCGCCGCTTGTGAGACTTGCGCCCGGATCCGGTTCAACAGGCACTTCCCCAGGACTCGTCTTTAGAGCGATCTGTCACCCACGTTTGGCTCACCCGATCTGCGCTTCCAACTGAGTAATATAGGCAGCGAAGGCTGCCTTGTCTGGAACCTTGATCAGGCCACGGCTGCGACGGATCATGCCATCCGCTTCAAACTGAGCCAGAGTGATGGCGACCCAGGTGCGCGAAATCCCTGCAAGGGTTGTCAGGTGTTGTTGGGTTAATCCGCGTACATCGCCGGAGCCAGACGGAGCATCGTTCGGATGGCTAGTCAACAGGCCGCTCAGCAATCTACCTAGCCGAATAGTCGCTGGCTTGAATGCCTGGCTGCTGCGCGACACGCTTTCGATGTAAAGCTTTGAGATCGTGCGGGTCACGTTCAATGATAGACGTGGAATATCTTCCATAAGCATCATAAGATTTTCGCTACTTATTTGATATACATCAACATCGTCCAGGCACTCCATTGACATAAACACGGGAGAGGCGGCAAAAAATGAAAATAAACCTAATATGGATCCGGGTGCGTTGATTCGGTGAGTGAATTCTTTGCCGTTTTGGCTGGCGATATAGCTGCGCACGCGCCCGCGTTCGATGATGGAGATGTGGCGAGGAGTCGGGTCATTCTCATGATAGATCAATGCGCCGCGATGGTAATGGCGTCGCGTCTGAGTTTGCAAAATTCTTCTCAGTTCATTTTCATTCAATCCACTCAGCACCGTACTCCAGATTGGGGCTGCGCTAATTCCTTGATCTGTAGCCGCGTTTGTGCAGCCAACGTGGTCTTGCCGCGCGTTGTGGGCAAGGCAGGGACCCCTATGTTGCGGTGCTGACACGGGTTGTCTCCTCCCATTGTTTACCTGAATCGAAACGCAATGGTTTCGGGCCTCTGTCCGGCTCTTGAGAGCAGCGCTCACAGGAGCGCCGTTGTCCAACAACTTCTATTAACGGCAGTTCCCACATATCCTTAATGGACATCGACTTTCGGTCAAGGCGGTGACCGCGTTCATTGGTGGTGGCCGGAGGGCGCTTGGGCCAAATCGGTCGTCGTCGGCGCCCCTTGATCGGCCGCAGGAGCCTTGCGTTTTCTTCCGCGAACCGGAGGCCACTTCGCTCGAAAACGCTCTAATCCATTGCGAAGTTCGTTCTTGTCCGCCTGAGGTCCAGGACATGAAGCGTAGCCGTTTTTTCGCGACGGAAGATCATCGAATCCTGAAGGAGCGGGAGGTCGGCGTGCCGGTCGCGGACCTGTGCCACAAGCACGGGGCGAGCGACGCCAGCATATACAAATGGAAAGCCTGGTTCGGCTTCATGGGGGTGTCCGGGGCCAATCGACCTTCTTGATTGAAGCTGCGGCCCCTATTTTTCGAGCGTATGCGCGACCGCGCGCAGGCTCCCGAGTTCGTACGGCATCAGCTTGGCAACACGGACCAGCTCCTCGCCGATGGTGGCGATCCTGTCCGCGTCCATGTCCCGCGAATGTCCGGTCACGACCAGGCAGCCAACTTGTCCGTTGTTCCATGTGGGGATGTTGGCTGCGATCGCGGTAAGGCCGATGAAATGCTTGTCGCGCGCGAGGACGTAGCCACGTTTCGCTGCGTCCTCCAGGTCGTGCTCGAGCCGTTGGCAGTCGGTAATCGTCTGCGGGGTAAAAGGTTCGTAGGGCGGCCGTCATGATCTTGTTCTGCCGCACCGGCGGCCGGGAGGAACGGCGCGGCGGGGCGAGCCGGTTCCTGATGGATTTGAAGACCCCCGGCATCACCATCCGGCCGATCCTGGACTTGGCGGGAGAGCACCATTTCAACGAGGTGGCCTTCGAGGATGTCTTCCTGCCCGGCTCCGCCCTTCTGGGTCAGCTCGGCGATGGTTGGAACCAGGTGGTCAGCGAGCTGGCTTTCGAGCGCAGCGGTCCGGAGCGGTTTCTGTCATCCTTCGTCCTCATGCGCGAGCTGGTCCGCGTGCTCGGGCCTTCCCCATCGGAGCACGCGGCTGCGGCCCTGGGGCGCCTGATGGCTCATCTCGTGGTACTCCGCCGCCTGTCGCGATCGGTGGCGGGCATGCTCCAGGAGGGCCGGAATCCGGTGTTGCAGGCGGCGCTGGTGAAGGATCTCGGCGCCCTCTTCGAGCAGGAGATGCCCGGTGTGGCCCGCGAGCGCCCTCATTCTGGCCGGCGGGGCGCACGCCGGTGAATGACGGGCGATGCTGTCCCCCTCTCGCGAGCGGCCTGCGCCCGCGCGATCGTCACGGTGCGCGCGGCATGTCAGCCGGGGGGGCGGCGCGGAAGCTGCGAAAGAGGTTTTCCAGGACCTCCTGCGTGTTGCTGACGAGGTCGAAGGTGCTGCGATCCTTCAGCCAGTCCGACAGGATGCCGCCGAGCAGCCAGTAGAGGGTCTTCGCCGCCGCCTGAGCCGTCCAGCGCGGGCTGAGGAGCGCTTTTTCCTGCGCGAGTTCGAACAGCGCGACGAGCTGCCTGTATTCGCGCAGATTGGTCTCGCGCTCCCGCTCGAGCACGCTCAGGAACTCGCCTCGATAGTCGCAACGGTACAGGATGGTGTAGATCCGCTGGCGGCGCGGATCGTTGGCGATGATGCCGAGGCATTCGATCACCACCTGCTGCAGCAGGGTCAGCGGATCGTCATGCCGCTCCTCGAGGGCGCGCTCCATCACCTCCTCGGCGGGCAGGGGGCGAGGTCGAGCAGCGCGCGCAGCAGGTCCGCCTTGTTGGCGAAATGCCAGTAGAGCGCGCCCCGGGTCATCCCGGCGCTCAGCGCGATCTTGTCGAAGGTGACGGCGGCCGCCCCATGCTCGAAGAAGAGGTGTTCTGCTGTCTCCAGCAGCTTCATCCGGGTTTCTTCGGCTCCGGCCTTTGTTTTCCGCATCCCAGTGCGCTTGCGCATCAACGGCCCGATCTCATCCGCGTGTCACCGCATGTTTTGCAGGCCCGGCTCGCGGCGTCCAGGCCCACCCTGAGCCAGGCCCGCCTGAGCCAGGCCCGCCCGGAGCCACGCCCGCCGTCCCCTGCGGCCGCTCACGGAACCGGCGCCGGGCTCGCCTTGGGGGCACCGGCCTCGGTGGGGACGGTGCCATGGGCGGAGACGGCGCCGTCCCCGGTCGCGCGCCCGCCGCGGAGCCGGTCGCGCAGCCCCATCGCGAACACGAAGAAGACCGGCACAAAGAACACCGCGAGCACGGTGGCGGAGATCATGCCGCCCATCACGCCGGTGCCGATGGCCTGCTGGCTCGCGGCGCTCGCACCCGCGGCGACGGCGAGCGGCAGCACGCCGAGGGTGAAGGCCAGCGAGGTCATGATGATGGGCCGGAAGCGCAGGTGCGCCGCCTCGACGGCTGCCGCGACCAGCGGCTTGCCCTGCGCCCGCAGGTCCTTGGCGAACTCGATGATGAGGATGGCGTTCTTCGCCGACAGCCCGATGATGGTGATGAGCCCGACCTTGAAATAAACGTCGTTGGGCATGTCACGCAGCATCACCGCGACCACCGAGCCGATGACGCCCAAGGGAATCACCAGCATCACCGAGATCGGGATCGCCCAGCTCTCGTAGAGGGCTGCGAGGCAGAGGAACACGAGGATGCAGGACAGCGTCAGCAGCAGCGGCACCTGGGAGCCGGACTGGATCTCCTGCAGCGACTGGCCGCTCCATTCATAGCCGAAGCCGGCCGGCAGGGTGTTGGCGATGCGCTCCACTTCCGTGATGGCGTCGCCCGATGAATAGCCGGGCTTGGCCTGCCCGCTGACGCGCACGGCAGGATAGCCATTGTAGCCCACCGCCTGGGACGAGCCGCGCGTCCATTCGATCCGGGCGAAGGCCGACAGCGGGACCATGCCGCCATGGGTGTTGCGCACGTTCAGCTTCAGGAGGTCGCCCGCCTGCATGCGCTGTCCGCCGCCCGCCTGAACCGTCACGCGCTGCATGCGGCCGGCATTGGGGAAGTCGTTGATGTAGGCGGAGCCGAGCGCCGTGGTGATGGTGGTGTTGATGTCGGAGAATGCCACCCCGAACGTGTTGGCCTTCTCGCGATCGATGATCAGATCGAGCTGGGCTGCGTCCGGCATGCCCTCCACATACACGCCGGTGAGGATCGGGCTCGCCGCCGCCTCCGCGAGAAACTGCGCCTGGGCCTTGCGCAGCGCCTCCGGGCCCAGCCCGCCGCGGTCTTGCAGGCGGAAGGAGAAGCCGTTGGAATTGCCGAGTCCCTGGATGGGCGGCGGCGACAGGGCGAAGACGATGGCGTCGCGGACCGAGGACAGCGCCATGGTGGCCCGCAGCGAGATGGCCGCTGCTGAAGTGTCCGCGTCGCGCTCGCTCCAGTCCTTCAACGTCACGAAGGCCAGGGCCGCGTTGTCGCCGATGCCGTTGAAGCTGTAGCCGCTGATGGCGACGATGCGGTCCACGGCCGCTTCGCCGGCGAACGTCTGCTCCATCTTCTCGATCACCTCGAGGGTGCGGTTGGCGCTGGCCTCGGCGGGGGCCTGGATGTTGACCAGAACGAAGCCCTGGTCCTCGTTCGGCAGGAACGCCGAGGGCAGCCGCACGAACATGTAGCCGAGCGCCGCGACGAGGACGAGATAGACCAGCATGACCCGTCCCGCCCGCTTCAGAAGGCCGCCGACCGCGCCGCTATAGGCGTGGGAGGTGCGGTCGAAGACCCGATTGAACCAGCCGAAGAAGCCCTTGCGGACGACGTGGTGGCCCTTGGCGATGGGCTTGAGGAAGGTGGCGCACAGCGCCGGCGTGAGAGAGAGCGCCAGCAGCGCGGAGAACAGGATGGAGGCCACCATGGTCAGGCTGAACTGGCGATAGATGACGCCCACCGCGCCGGGGAAGAAGGCCATGGGCACGAACACGGCGGTCAGCACCAGCGTGATGCCGATCACCGCGCCGGTGATCTGTCCCATCGCCTTGCGGGTGGCCTCCTTCGGCGGCAGGCCCTCCTCGGCCATGATGCGCTCCACGTTCTCCACCACCACGATGGCGTCGTCCACGAGAATGCCGATGGCCAGCACCATGCCGAACATGGTGAGCACGTTGATGGAGAAGCCCAGCGCCAGCATGACGGCACAGGTGCCGAGCAGCGCCACCGGCACGACGATGGTCGGGATGAGGGTGTAGCGGATGTTCTGCAGGAAGAGGAACATCACCACGAAGACCAGGGCGACCGCCTCCAGCAGCGTGTGCATCACCTTCTCGATGGAGATTTCGACGAACGGCGTGGTGTCGTAGGGCACGCTGTAGGCGATCCCGGGCGGGAAGAAGCGGGCGAGTTCGTCCATGCGCGCCCGCACCGCCCGGGAGGTCGCCAGCGCGTTGCCGGTGGGGGTGAGTTGGACGCCGATGGCGGCTGCAGGCTTGCCATTGAGGCGGGTGGAGAAATTATAGTCCTGCCCACCCACCTCGACCCGCGCCACGTCGCGCAGCCGCACCGAGGAGCCGTCCGGGTTGGCCCGCAGGACGATGGCGGCGAACTCCTCCGGCGAGGTGAGCTGGCCCTTGACGAGCACCGTGGCGGAGATCTGCTGGGTGATCGGGTTGGGCTGCGCGCCGATCCGCCCCGCAGCCACCTGGGCGTTCTGGGCGGCGATGGCATTCGTGATGTCGGCGGTGGTGAGGTTCAGCCCCACCATCTTGTCGGGGTCGATCCAGATGCGCATGGAGCGCTCGGTGGAGAACAATTGCGCGCGGCCGACGCCCGGAATGCGCCGGATCTCGCTGAGCACGTTTCGGCTGGCATAGTCGCCGAGGCCCACTGCGTCCACGGCGCCGTCGGTGGAGGTAAGGGCGGCCACCATCAGGAAGCCGGCGCCCGCCTCCTCCACCTGCACGCCCTGCTGGATGACCGATTGCGGCAGGCGCGATTCCACCCGCCGGATGCGGTTCTGCACGTCCACCGCGGCTTGCTGGGACTCGGTGCCCGGGGCGAAGGTGACGTTGATCTCGACCCGGCCCGAGGTGTCGGAGGTGGATTCGAAATAGAGCATACCCTTGGCGCCGTTCAGCTCTTCCTCGATGAGCCGGGTCACGCTCTGGTAGATCGCCTCCGGGGACGCGCCCGGATAGACGGTCGACACCGTGATCTGCGGCGGCGCGACATTGGGATATTGGGAGATGGGCAGCAGCGGCAGCGCGATGACGCCCGCCAGCATGATGGCGATCGCCACCACCCAGGCGAAGACCGGCCGGTCGATGAAAAAGCTCGGCATCAGCGTG
This window contains:
- a CDS encoding thiolase domain-containing protein, whose product is MSTQKHAHVAGIFEHPTRFAPDKSVPQLHAECAVGALRDAGLSLSDVDGYFCAGDAPGGGPLWMADYLNLKVRWLDGTEAGGCSYLAHIQHAAVAIAAGRCSIALITLAGKPRSSGMATGTMPQTAGSDRPEAPWTSTYRWSIAGIYGMCAQRHMHQYGTTLEQMAWVKVSASHHAQYNTRALLRKLLTIDDVMDSPVISDPIRRLDCCVITDGGGALVLTTPEIARSLSRPFVRVIGAGQTIYTNDGGYCDLTRTGAERSGAAAFREAGIMPSDIDYASIYDNFTIAVIMQLEDLGFCEKGRGGAFVADGNLISGVGKLPWNTDGGGLCNNHPMNRGGITKAIEAVRQLRGEAHPAVQVKNCRLALASGPGLVTGGGHAHASVIFERN
- a CDS encoding acyl-CoA dehydrogenase family protein, coding for MILFCRTGGREERRGGASRFLMDLKTPGITIRPILDLAGEHHFNEVAFEDVFLPGSALLGQLGDGWNQVVSELAFERSGPERFLSSFVLMRELVRVLGPSPSEHAAAALGRLMAHLVVLRRLSRSVAGMLQEGRNPVLQAALVKDLGALFEQEMPGVARERPHSGRRGARR
- a CDS encoding Bug family tripartite tricarboxylate transporter substrate binding protein, with protein sequence MKITSYMGIMVFAALSILAAAPARADFPTRPIRLVVVYGPGGANDIIARMIGAKMAEILGQPVVIENKPGANGMIGAQHVAKSAPDGYTLLVGGAPLTVVKALFKAPLIDATKDFAPIGKMVDIPIMLVASKDLPIDTFPQLLKESKAEPDRFSMAVTSPVYGLDLERLNAETGMAIRRVDYRGISEAITDVSQGRVDLLLDTIGGQMPYVKAQRTKILAVLSESRQPNLPDVPTMQELGFKGFIDTPFIGLLAPAGTPANIIAKLSSTMTQAVESDEVKQKLAAMEGFVPAPSGAADFGAYLEAGIERNNEIARRANIQKQ
- a CDS encoding AMP-binding protein, whose amino-acid sequence is MVGSLYDSGGIGHLIIDATLRFSSRVAFRDGGRDTTYSEFEALLSRACATFTHLGLQPGDSIVQLVQNNVSGFALIAASYIYGLRSVTLQPLSGIEDKLHIILETDCRLFVCDSAYAQMSEALRKGAPHIQHWRCHIPHADWKCFWQETLDRDPQPLRCEVGSEDVIRIAYTGGTTGRPKGIELTSRSMLACAMQIMCGWSWPESPKYLCSMPMTHGAGALIIPTLCKGGCVVFRQKFDAHDFVATLRAEACNVTWLVPTAIYKLLDNPDHQREDWANMHALVYSGAPMAHPRIKQAFREFGPCLVQMYGQTEAPSAVLTLTQYDHQLEDEEILGSAGRPFPGVRVTLLGDTGAPVPPGQIGEICVRGPIVMNGYLGQPEATQTALSGDWLHTGDLAMETSRGYLVIVDRKKDMIITGGFNVYPKEVEDALSQHPAVTAVAVVGEPDPLWGEIVVAYAELRPGADVPGESELIEFVKQRKSSINCPKKVRFIEAMPLTNFGKIDKKALRKAD
- a CDS encoding TetR family transcriptional regulator yields the protein MKLLETAEHLFFEHGAAAVTFDKIALSAGMTRGALYWHFANKADLLRALLDLAPCPPRR
- a CDS encoding Crp/Fnr family transcriptional regulator → MLSGLNENELRRILQTQTRRHYHRGALIYHENDPTPRHISIIERGRVRSYIASQNGKEFTHRINAPGSILGLFSFFAASPVFMSMECLDDVDVYQISSENLMMLMEDIPRLSLNVTRTISKLYIESVSRSSQAFKPATIRLGRLLSGLLTSHPNDAPSGSGDVRGLTQQHLTTLAGISRTWVAITLAQFEADGMIRRSRGLIKVPDKAAFAAYITQLEAQIG
- a CDS encoding efflux RND transporter permease subunit, whose product is MPSFFIDRPVFAWVVAIAIMLAGVIALPLLPISQYPNVAPPQITVSTVYPGASPEAIYQSVTRLIEEELNGAKGMLYFESTSDTSGRVEINVTFAPGTESQQAAVDVQNRIRRVESRLPQSVIQQGVQVEEAGAGFLMVAALTSTDGAVDAVGLGDYASRNVLSEIRRIPGVGRAQLFSTERSMRIWIDPDKMVGLNLTTADITNAIAAQNAQVAAGRIGAQPNPITQQISATVLVKGQLTSPEEFAAIVLRANPDGSSVRLRDVARVEVGGQDYNFSTRLNGKPAAAIGVQLTPTGNALATSRAVRARMDELARFFPPGIAYSVPYDTTPFVEISIEKVMHTLLEAVALVFVVMFLFLQNIRYTLIPTIVVPVALLGTCAVMLALGFSINVLTMFGMVLAIGILVDDAIVVVENVERIMAEEGLPPKEATRKAMGQITGAVIGITLVLTAVFVPMAFFPGAVGVIYRQFSLTMVASILFSALLALSLTPALCATFLKPIAKGHHVVRKGFFGWFNRVFDRTSHAYSGAVGGLLKRAGRVMLVYLVLVAALGYMFVRLPSAFLPNEDQGFVLVNIQAPAEASANRTLEVIEKMEQTFAGEAAVDRIVAISGYSFNGIGDNAALAFVTLKDWSERDADTSAAAISLRATMALSSVRDAIVFALSPPPIQGLGNSNGFSFRLQDRGGLGPEALRKAQAQFLAEAAASPILTGVYVEGMPDAAQLDLIIDREKANTFGVAFSDINTTITTALGSAYINDFPNAGRMQRVTVQAGGGQRMQAGDLLKLNVRNTHGGMVPLSAFARIEWTRGSSQAVGYNGYPAVRVSGQAKPGYSSGDAITEVERIANTLPAGFGYEWSGQSLQEIQSGSQVPLLLTLSCILVFLCLAALYESWAIPISVMLVIPLGVIGSVVAVMLRDMPNDVYFKVGLITIIGLSAKNAILIIEFAKDLRAQGKPLVAAAVEAAHLRFRPIIMTSLAFTLGVLPLAVAAGASAASQQAIGTGVMGGMISATVLAVFFVPVFFVFAMGLRDRLRGGRATGDGAVSAHGTVPTEAGAPKASPAPVP
- a CDS encoding Zn-ribbon domain-containing OB-fold protein: MNPDKSTLTFEQDPLAIAYPESREFWVAAEMGNLLLKTCDECGRAHWYPRTLCPLCGSERTQWKVGSGTGTIYAFSRSRRMDPPCTLAYVTLSEGPMLMTHIVDARAEDLKIGQAVSVQFRPTAEGRAMPFFSTV